The Salvelinus namaycush isolate Seneca chromosome 31, SaNama_1.0, whole genome shotgun sequence genomic interval ATGGATTTAAAACCCTGCTGTTCTAATCAttcttctctctgcctctgcctctgcctctgcctctgcctctgcctctgcctctgcctctgcctctctctttctctctctttctctttctctctctctctctctctctaactctctggcAGAGTGGCAGCAGATTCATGTGTTCTCTCATCCTGGAGCACCGCCTGGGCTCCTCGGTCATCAACTACGACGACGAAAACGGCAAGACCTGCGTGCACATCGCCGCTGCCGCTGGATACAGCGACATCCTCTATGAGTTGGCGCGCTTTGCCGAGACCAACCTGCAGGCCCTGGATGTGGACGAACGGTAACAAAAATGGCAGCACATTGTTTTCTTTGAAATTGCATGCCACCAGTCTATGTTTCCAGTCTCTGtttgtcaaacaaaaaacattgattgtaaagttaaacaaaccataaaTCTCCAtacacaaggactacttttaacaatttccactgaacattTAGCAAAAAtgcatttacttgaagaacagtgcagatgcaaaatttggtttgtgctgtttgtgccgtcattctgttaccgtGGAATTTCCCATTACTGGTTGGTAAATTCATCGACTTGCTGATCCAGTGTATAGAATAAGATCTGTTCATCCTCCAGAACCCCTCTTCATTGGGCGGCAGCAGCGGGGAAGGAGGACTGTGTCCAGGCCTTACTGCAACTAGGGGTGGAGACGGGGCCCAGGGATATCAACGAGAACACACCGCTCACATATGCAATGTACTGTGGCCACACTGCCTGCATCAAGCTCCTCTCAGCTGACAACAGGTTGAATAACGCTgcattccgtgtgtgtgtgtgtgtgtgtgtgtgtgtgtgtgtgtgtgtgtgtgtgtgtgtgtgtgtgtgtgtgtgtgtgtgtgtgtgtgtgtgtgtgtgtgtgtgtgtgtgtgtgtgtgtgtgtgtgtgtgtgtgtgtgtgtagtttccATTAATTACAAGTGGAAATGGCCATGCAATAATTCTGTGTGCAGTCGGACATGTCGATTATTTGCAGATTAGTAAAGCCAAAAATCTCTTGGAAAAGAAAATGCCTACCATCCATTTTAAACCAGAGTTGTGAATAAGACTCCATGCTCTCATTGATTGATTGCCTACAGATCCAATTCAGCCAGAAAGCTGCCTTCCCAGGGCAGTGATCCATCCCAGCTGTCTTCTCAGGGCAGTGATCCATCCCAGCTGTCTTCTGTGGGCAGTGATCCATCCCAGCTGTCTTCTCAGGGCAGTGATCCATCCCAGCTGTCTTCTCAGGGCAGTGATCCATCCCAGCTGCCTTCTCAGGGCAGTGATCCATCCCAGCTGTCTTCTCAGGGCAGTGATCCATCCCAGCTGCCTTCTCAGGGCAGTGATCCATCCCAGCTGTCTTCTCAGGGCAGTGATCCATCCCAGCTGCCTTCTCAGGGCAGTGATCCATCCCAGCTGCCTTCCCAGGGCAGTGATCCATCCCAGCTGTCTTCTCAGGGGAGTGATCCATCCCAGCTGTCTTCTCAGGGGAGTGACCCATCCCAGCTGTCTTCTCAGGGGAGTGATCCGTCCCAGAAGAAGGAGGGCAAGTTCCGCATGCTCAACCAGATCTTCTCCTGCAAGAGGAAGGAGCACTACACGGCCCGCCAAAGAGAGCTGGGCCGCGACGGACACCTGAGGGAGGAGACCTCAGAGGTGGATGACATCATCACCATGTTCGATTGTCTGGCTGACTCCTCTTCGGCCAAGGAGCTTGAAAACGAACGCTCCAAAGTCAGGAAACGGCCTTCGGTCGAAGCAGCGCAGAAACTCAATCCACTCGACATCCGGACGGCGAAGGACTACAAGGGACTGCCTCCTATACGGACGCAAAGTCTTCCGCCCATCAATCTGGGCACGTCTTTGTTGGCCATCTCCCAGAGTGCTGTGGAGCAGAGTCAAGCCACGAGGCCGATGGTCAACCACTTTGCACACCGCTCTCAGAAAAGCAAGAGTGAGCATGACTTATTTGACAGCAGGCCGAAGGGACAAGCGTTGGTTAGTCATTCCTGGAAGACTGAGTCCAATCAGTCCATTTTGGCCCACAAATCCTGGATATCACCCCCAACAGAAAGGCTGTTGGACAAACTGTACCATGAGACTTATGGACCTACTGATGTCCTCTGCCCACACCAAGCCCCATACATACAGAAGAATGAACAAGGTATTATTACTTGAGTTTTTCACAAGGTGAGATGAGTTAAGTATTTCACAAGGTAGGACGGGTTGAGTATTTCACAAGGTAAGATGAGTAAGTATTTCACAAGGTAAGATGAGTAAGTATTTCACAAGGTAAGATGAGTTAAGTATTTCACAAGGTAAGATGAGTAAGTATTTCACAAGGTGAGATGAGTTAAGTATTTCACAAGGTGAGATGAGTTAAGTATTTCACAAGGTAAGATGAGTAAGTATTTCACAAGGTAAGATGAGTAAGTATTTCACAAGGTAAGATGAGTTAAGTATTTTACAAGGTGAGATGAGTTAAGTATTTCACAAGGTGAGATGAGTTAGGTATTTCACAAGGTAAGATGAGTTAAGTATTTTACAAGGTGAGATGAGTTAAGTATTTCACAAGGTAAGATGAGTTAAGTATTTTACAAGGTGAGATGAGTTAAGTATTTCACAAGGTGAGATGAGTTAAGTATTTCACAAGGTGAGATGAGTTAGGTATTTCACAAGGTAAGATGAGTTAGGTATTTCACAAGGTAAGATGAGTTAAGTATTTCACAAGGTAAGATGAGTTAAGTATTTCACAAGGTAAGATGAGTAAGTATTTCACAAGGTAAGATGAGTTAAGTATTTCACAAGGTAAGATGAGTAAGTATTTCACAAGGTAAGATGAGTAAGTATTTCACAAGGTGAGATGAGTTAAATATTTCACAAGGTAAGATGAGTTAAGTATTTTACAAGGTGAGATGAGTTAAGTATTTCACAAGGTGAGATGAGTTAAGTATTTCACAAGGTGAGATGAGTTAAGTATTTCACAAGGTGAGATGAGTTAAGTATTTCACAAGGTGAGATGAGTTAGGTATTTCACAAGGTAAGATGAGTTAAGTATTTCACAAGGTGAGATGAGTTAAGTATTTCACAAGGTGAGATGAGTTAGGTATTTCACAAGGTAAGATGAGTTAAGTATTTCACAAGGTGAGATGAGTTAGGTATTTCACAAGGTAAGATGAGTTAAGTATTTCACAAGGTAAGATGAGTAAGTATTTCACAAGGTGAGATGAGTTAAGTATTTCACAAGGTGAGATGAGTTAGGTATTTCACAAGGTAAGATGAGTTAGGTATTTCACAAGGTAAGATGAGTTAAGTATTTCACAAGGTAAGATGAGTTAAGTATTTCACAAGGTAAGATGAGTAAGTATTTCACAAGGTAAGATGAGTTAAGTATTTCACAAGGTAAGATGAGTAAGTATTTCACAAGGTAAGATGAGTAAGTATTTCACAAGGTAAGATGAGTAAGTATTTCACAAGGTAAGATGAGTTAAGTATTTCACAAGGTAAGATGAGTAAGTATTTCACAAGGTGAGATGAGTAAGTATTTCACAAGGTAAGATGAGTAAGTATTTCACAAGGTAAGATGAGTAAGTATTTCACAAGGTGAGATGAGTTAGGTATTTCACAAGGTGAGATGAGTTAAGTATTTCACAAGGTAAGATGAGTAAGTATTTCACAAGGTAAGATGAGTTAAGTATTTCACAAGGTAAGATGAGTAAGTATTTCACAAGGTAAGATGAGTTAAGTATTTCACAAGGTGAGATGAGTTAAGTATTTCACAAGGTAAGATGAGTAAGTATTTCACAAGGTGAGATGAGTTAAGTATTTCACAAGGTGAGATGAGTTAAGTATTTCACAAGGTAAGATGAGTAAGTATTTCACAAGGTAAGATGAGTTAAGTATTTCACAAGGTAAGATGAGTAAGTATTTCACAAGGTGAGATGAGTTAAGTATTTCACAAGGTGAGATGAGTTAGGTATTTCACAAGGTAAGATGAGTTAGGTATTTCACAAGGTAAGATGAGTTAGGTATTTCACAAGGTGAGATGAGTTAAGTATTTCACAAGGTGAGATGAGTTAGGTATTTCACAAGGTAAGATGAGTTAAGTATTTCACAAGGTGAGATGAGTTAAGTATTTCACAAGGTGAGATGAGTTAAGTATTTCACAAGGTAAGATGAGTTAAATATTTCACAAGGTGAGATGAGTTAAGTATTTCACAAGGTAAGATGAGTTAAGTATTTCACAAGGTAAGATGAGTAAGTATTTCACAAGGTAAGATGGGTTGAGTTTTTCACAAAAGGAGAGGATAACTTAGCAGAGGGGATGTGTGACTTACTGAAACATAGAAACTTGTGGTGCATTCTCATGAGTTATCAAGTGAGTCATCTCACTGTCCTTTCACCAGAGCTAAGCAGCAGTTAGCAAAAAAGCCACATCCTGCTAAGATAATATACTGTAGATAGCTACACTTGACTTCACTGTTCACACCTTGAGTCCGCTTCGATTCAAAACCAGTAGCCCTAACCATTTTTCTTGCCTGTCTAAAATAGCAAGGGAGTGACGCATGAGAAAACGTGTGAACTTCTATGCAGTTGAGTTTTGATGATTCTTCTCAACAAGGGAACGTAACTTCTGCTTTACATCACCACAATGTATGCATCCAAGTGCATGCTAATAACATTATGTACTTCTCTTCACCACAGCTCCAAATACACACCTGCTAACTCTGGACAGGTTAAACATGAGGGAGACTGCCCTAACACGGAACTGCTTGGCCCCCATTCGTGACCACTGTACCCACCGGTGTAAGTACTTTTTTTCATGACTATGTAGCCTTGAAAACTTCAGAGCTCTGAATGCATGCATGAATTCGTTTACTTTCTGTGCTATAACTACAACGCTTGATGTTATATTCTGTAAGGGAAACATCCTTGGCGATGTATTGTCATATCTTAGTATCACTGTCAGCATCGCAATCTATACAACATGTTCCACTACAATTTCAGTATAGCCAGCCTAGTGCTACTAGAGGTTACACATAGCTTTTGTGACGCTCTGGGTCAAGTCTTGAGGCAGTGTCTGTAGACGGTGGCTGTAGTGTTTCCCTCCAGAGCGGCAGAGTCACATTCAGTGCACAGGTAGGTATGTACAAATGTTGAGAGGTGGAGGTGCGTCCTCTTACTATAGAAAGCAAATTGAGGATGCAAAGAAGCTTATTCTTGGCCTTCTTGTAGACATGATTGCCAACATAACACCAAACACTTTACAAGCTTTTCCCTCTGCAGTCTCCTTGCCACCAGACCAAGTCTCTAAAGGGGTGAAGAAGTCCAAGTCCCTGCCTCTCAACACCCTGGGTCGGGGACAAGGGGGTCTCCCGCCGCCACTGACCTCCAAGTCCCAGAGGCCAGGGATCCCCCAAAGCCCGTCCTTGTGCTCCTTCCTGCCCATGCTGAATGGAGACCCTCTGAGGAGCGTGCAGGTGCTCCCTGCCATCCCATCCCAGAGGAAATACAGCCACACTGTGGGCCAACCCAAAATGGACACCCTCAGTAAACTGGACAACAGAACCTGATGCAACCGCATTGCTCATTGGAGGCTTGGGGAGATATGTGGTGGAGTGGACCTGATCGGAACTGGACTTGGCTGTGTTAGCTAACAGCAGGCTATTTTCTGTGGAATTTTGTCAGGTCTGAATGAAATTTGTCCCTAagtataaaaaatgtatttaaaaaattgtCCCTGAGTGTAAAAACTGACTAAACTCATCAAGAGGAACTCTACTGTACGCCACAGTAAATTGCTCAAGACTTTGCAAACATTTGTTAATAAACAGCATCCTATTTTTACACGTTTATACTGTACTTGGTGGTGGAAACTCCACAATTCAAGGCATGCACTGTGTACTGTTTGATTTTCTTGCACTTTGAAATTGAGACTTTATGTTTAGGTTGTCATGTGACTGTTCCACTAAATGAATAAAAATATAtgacatttttgttatttttggcTGCGTTAGGATATTTTTCAGTTGTGTGAAGGAGACGAGGCACAGATACATTTGCCTATGCATGATCAACTTATTGATCCATTCCTGATCATCATACAGGAAATGTCCACGATCCTCCACTATTACTGGTCTGACTGCACCTCTTTTAATATGTTTTTAATTTATTCCCCTTTCATGTATGTTTTCTCCAAGCCGTCCTGGCGCTAGGGCAGAGATCTATGTTGACCGTTATCACTACTTTAACCACTCGGGAGGTCTGAGTATGTGGGAGTGGAAGGGGATGGGGCAGGACTTGCATTTTTTTGTCCAAAGAAAATCAAGCATGTTCACAGTGGTAGTGTAGTGACATACACTTACtactgagacctgaagacttgagTTAGCTCCCCCCAAGCTtatagccataggctttagctcagtgggctgcTACAGTGTTGTTGTGGCAGGAGACCTGAGCACACAGTAGTTGGTCCCTGGTCACATTCATGGTGCTTTTAAGACAACTGGGTACTcggaggtcaaatcatgacatcagtgatcttcaggtcggatagccgacgggagggggggggggacattacAAAAAAAGTTAATTAAAACCTGTAGTATTATTAATGAATATGATTTGTTTGTGTAGGATTCCTGCCCATGTAAAAAGTTTGTATGTATGCTGTTTTGTATGTGACTATTCCTCTTTTGTTTGTTGATGTTTGTTGTTTGTTaaggggaaaaaaaggaaaaAGGTTTGAAACCACTTAATGTATTAAATGTTCCATAGTATAACTTCCTCTGTTCTCTGTTCGGATAGTCATTAAACAAAGC includes:
- the ankrd55 gene encoding ankyrin repeat domain-containing protein 55 yields the protein MEFSASSVFDQQKDSAEEVDLNVVYQAAANGDVNTLTATIREDPSILEYCDGEGSTPLMHAVSGRQVDTVKLLLKMGTSINTQDACGRTSLSLATYLGWLEGCVCLLRNGAKQNIPDKNGRLPLHAATAEIDLKLMAVLLQQSTACEINHQDNEGMTALHWASFHNRPEHVQALLQKGADPTLVDKDFKTALHWAVQSGSRFMCSLILEHRLGSSVINYDDENGKTCVHIAAAAGYSDILYELARFAETNLQALDVDERTPLHWAAAAGKEDCVQALLQLGVETGPRDINENTPLTYAMYCGHTACIKLLSADNSDPSQLSSQGSDPSQKKEGKFRMLNQIFSCKRKEHYTARQRELGRDGHLREETSEVDDIITMFDCLADSSSAKELENERSKVRKRPSVEAAQKLNPLDIRTAKDYKGLPPIRTQSLPPINLGTSLLAISQSAVEQSQATRPMVNHFAHRSQKSKSEHDLFDSRPKGQALVSHSWKTESNQSILAHKSWISPPTERLLDKLYHETYGPTDVLCPHQAPYIQKNEQAPNTHLLTLDRLNMRETALTRNCLAPIRDHCTHRFSLPPDQVSKGVKKSKSLPLNTLGRGQGGLPPPLTSKSQRPGIPQSPSLCSFLPMLNGDPLRSVQVLPAIPSQRKYSHTVGQPKMDTLSKLDNRT